TGAGATCACATGAGGTGCTCCCTCTGGCACAATAatcttaataatattttgtcgtGTGTGATGCACCACAAATTTCAAATCCtgtagtgtgtgcatgtttaagatTTGAGGGAAGAATATTCTCCTTATGTGTGGGCTGCAACCAGATTTCAATCGGTTAGGATTTTAAAACTCCTGTAGTGTGAGCCTGGCTTAAGTCGTGGCCATGGAGGCCATCCACATCTGCTCAGTTATGGCCACGGAGGCCGTCCAAGTCTGTTCTGCCATCTCCTGGTCTCTTGTTTCTGCTTTGCCATGGGCTCCTGTTCCACAGGCTCCACCATGGTTGTCTTTTTCTATACTGTGGTGGTCATCTGCTCCACTGGATCTGTCCTGGTGGTCTTCATCATCACTGGCTCCACCATGGCCACATGATCCTCCATTGTCTCATCCACTGACCCAAAGGTCCATGGTCTTGTCTACTGCTCCATGATCCAGGCCCACTTCTGCTCCACAGTCCAGGATTGTCACCATGCTATAAGCCAGGCTCTGTTCTGCTCCATGGTCCCACTCTGCCATCATGCCATGATCCAGGCCCTCTTCCACTTCACAGCACAGCCCTCCATCCCTCTCCCTTGTTCTCCTCCAATCCACCACCCCATGGTCTTGTTCACTGCTCCGTGGTCCAGGCCCTCCACTCCATCAACCCCTAGACTTTATCCTTGTTTTGCTTTGTAGTGTTTTGTTTGGGCTCTTCCCATCTTTAGTTAATGAACGCCTATTTAAAATTTCCACTTTAAAAACTATTATCACTAGCTTTCTGTCATACACAAGTTTACAAGAATCAAATTACGATGTATGATGTTGGCGTAGCAGAAGCTAGGGTGAGAACTGACGCCTCTCTTTGGAATGAGTTGTTTTGGCTATATTGTAGATTTGTTAGTATCCATATTAATAATGCACTTCAGCTTCCACTATGCCTATGTCCTGCATTATATATTGTAATTCGACATATGGCGGTTACTGGAAGCCAGTGATAATAGCTTCAAATGCCTCAAtatctcaagaaacatttctttttattattatcaatgtttaaaaaaaaaaaaaaaaacacttgtgttGCTTCATATTTCATGGAAACtatgagaatatatatattttttttttgatgagtAGAAAGGTCAAAGaatcagaatttatttgaattgtaaGTCTTTGGAAACATtgtaaatgcctttactgtagcatatattttgaagattttTTGTATGAATCAAGATTATATGATATTCTGTGGTTGTATTTTGGACCAGCTCCATctacagtatacatttacatttacatttatgcatttagcagacgcttttatccaaagcgacttacattgcattcaagttacagtttttacattttatcagctcttgctttccctgggaatcgaacccatgctcttagcgttgctagcgccatgctctactatttgagctacaggaaagcataCCTGTACATGTACACCTGTGCTTTTCTTTGCTGGAGCCAAACCTCAATTAGACTAATCACACTGTTTCATCATCAATTGCACTCTTATAAAGTCTTCATAAAGTGCATTTAATTGGATGAAACTAAAAATCTCCTTAAACACCTCCTTTAGTGTTtcatggaagaaagaaagtcaaacaacGATGAGGATGAGTCtacttttaatttttgtgtgtgcTACTcctttaattaaattcaaacaatGTGATAATTAGGAGAGGTTTCTTTAAACAAAAGTTTAGAGAAAATCATTCAATGGTAATGTGAggagagggggaaaaaacttGGAAAGGAGAAATAAATGGAGACTGAAACACAAAATGGAGCTAATCTTCTGGTCTTCCTTACTGGAGACCAGTTTTGACTACAGTAGttctggtttatgctggtctgGTTGGTGGAACAGTATAACAATGCCAAAACTTAgcatcccaaaacacagcatatgCTGATCTTTTTAACATCACTGTCACTCTGGGAGGGTTTCCCATATTTGCTTGAAACTATGAATCATGTTCTGACCCAATTAGTCTCCAGTTCCAGACAGAGAAAGAGGAAGACGCAAAGAGAAACACACAGATGAACAGAAAAGACGATGGGCTAATTCTGATGGCAAAAGTTGTGCGAGTTTTTTAACCTCAGGCTTAGACATTAACCAGATGCCTCTGTGCAACTCTTACTTTGTCAATTGTCATTTACACCACTTGCAGAAAACAGCAGTGAGCATGTAAACAATATTCTGAACTGCAAAACATATGGTCCTCCATCTCAGCCTGGCTCCCTTGAGGGCCCCTTTTGTTTCCACAAACAGTCAGTTTCATGATTTACATCACGATTCCATTGCTTATGAACAGTTCTGAACAGAAATATTTGGACTGAGTAATCAAAATAAGCTTCAATTCGATCATTGGAGAATCAGTTATCAAGCGTTTGTCACAGCAGGCCATGCTTCATGGTACACATGCACGGCTGTCCGAATCTGACATCAATCTGACAGCAAGCTGTATTCATGCTTCCCATAAGAGTCTTAAATTAATATCACTGGGAACGATCTGTCACACGCGAATGGTCGAGGCGCCCTGCTAGCCATAGTTTTTTCACCAAGTGGTTTTTACTGTTCCTCTATTAATTGCAATTCCATATTCTATAACTCGTGCTGTGCTATTACAGTAAGTCAAGAAGACAAGGCCTTTGCTGCCATTTGAAATCATTAACTTGTTTGAGAAATAAGATATTTTCTGTCTAGTACACTAGTCCAtctttccttttatttatttttatgtggcATTCACAACTTCTGTAATGGATGAAACTAGGCCAGAGTTCCCAACTATATTACTGAGGGTGAGATGATTTCAAATATACAACCAATTAGATTGGATTTCCTGAAGCAAACACCAGTGCAAGGCAGCAAAACAATAGTTTTCAATAACATTAGAGTTTGAAAAGTTGTTAACCCTAACTATGCAGCACAGGTGGTTTCTGTGCCCAGTGTGCATCATTtcagaattacagtaattaaacAGTTGTGCATCTTTCAACTTGTAATTGGAAATTCTGGATTTTATGAAAGCTTTGACTTTTCTCTTTTGTGATGTCATGTAAAAACAGCCAAAATGGCTTCAAAAGTAGTAATCTCTACACACAATTTAATTTGATATGTCATTGTATTTTTGCTAGCATTAattgcattttctttcttttaaaacgTTTTCGAATGTTAATCTTTAATTGCTAAATTAGTATTTAAGTTTGTAAAGACTAAAAAAACACAGCTAAGTCAATTAATTCAAGAAGTTGAAGAGGAAGAAGCAGTTTGTTAATTCAGTGTTTGCCTTCTCATGTTAAAAAGTATGCACAACTTTtacttattacagaaataatatactttcaaAGAATATACATAAGTGCAAACTTATAGTGATGTTTTCAGACACTGAACTCCAtgttattttcaattaaattaaattaaattaatttatattaaattagttGAAATTAAGAGTgcttttttgacccacttaagtataTGTGTCACATGCGTCGTGGTACTCTTGTGAATGCATGTCGAAGACTGACAAAGAAGAGAAAAATGTTGAATGAAGTTATTTTTGTTCTCGTgccttcataaaaaaaattacggttaaaccactgatgtcacatggactattttaacgatgtccttactacctttctgggccttgatcgtggtagtacCCTTGCAGATTTTACCATACCAGATACGTACcagatttttgatgaaatctgagagctttctgaaccTCCATAGACATATGGAggttcagaaagctctcagatttcatcaaaaatatcttaaatggatagttcacccaaaacaaattaaattctgtcattaattactcaccctcatgccgttccaaacctgtaagaccttcgttcatcctcagaacacaaattaagatatgttggatgaaatccgagagctttctgaccctgcatgtTTCCAgactcagaaacgtagcaagaacatctgtaaaatagtccatgtgacatcagtggtttaaccgtcatttttttttatgaaggcACGAGAactaaaacaacaactttattcaacaattattTTCCTCCAAATCAGGTCTTCCGCCATTATCAAGAGTACCTCTGCACGTAAACAACGCATGCACGTAATACTGCTGACGTAGAACACGCATGTGCTAAGCcttgtttatttgcaaaagaaCGTACGCGCATGCATTGTGATACTCTCTATAATGGCATCCTAGTGTAACGCGAAGGAGAAGAATTAttgaataaagtttttttgATGTGTGCATAAAAATTATTCTCGCTGCTTCGtaaaaattatggttgaaccactgatgccacatggactattttaccgatttCCTTTctacgtttctgggtctgggaacatttcagttgcattgctgtctatggagggtcagaaagcactcggatttcatcaaaaatctcaatttgtgttttgaagatgaacaaaggtcttacgggtttagaactacatgagggtgagtaattaatgacataattttcatttttgggtgaactatccctttaagaatcaTAAACATGAACTCTCTTTAAGCAAAGCCAAGGgtatttaattaatgttatattttcttatattttttatattctttaaagatttgaagtacactacaagtgtaCATTCcttgtacttctttttcacaagggttaaaaacagtaaatatccATTCTGAGCTAAACACATGTGCTGTACACACCTGATATCTCAGTTTAAGAACAGCCCATGGCACAGCTTCCTGTTTGTCACACCGAATGATATTATTAGTCAGTGGTACATTAGGTACCATGACGCCAGTGCTTGAATGATGGCCTGTAGCATATACACAGAGTACAACAACATGTGGAACGTCTTTTTCTAAACTGCATATTCAGCAAGCAGCACATTCACTGCTCTCCTAACAGCTGTTCATCAGCTGTGTCCTCAGCAACAATGAGTGCAACACGGCCAACACAAGCACAAGCACACCATAAAGTTTAGGAACATTCATGTTATGATTATTTTGTGACACTCCATGAATATGATTATTTTCCTATATTCTTTTTATTGTGATATATGTGCACGTGTGCACATGCATTTCTACAAATATAGACAAAAAGACTAGGAGCAATTTTAgctatatttctttttttttaatgatttggaAAGGAAATTaccctgaaaataaaaatactgtactATACAGTAGCCTGGagaacaaaacaataaacatttttaatttacatacaTGTCAGTTTGTAGTTGGTTTCAGGCACTTGAAGTCACAGAAGTAACATTCAACTTAAACTGCTAAATCTAAAGTCTTTGGTCCTCAGTTTTTTCAAACAAGGAAAGTAGCAAAACACGGTCAGAACTGAACATAGTCTCCCAGCTTTACTGTTttcttgattttgtttcttttctttttttttcataacttcaacaaaagctgtttcataacttaaaaatgtttcacttaTAAAACATGAATGGGTTACACATACATAGAGTAGAGAAGTGCTTTAGACATTTTCCCACATTCCTCCCAATTTTCATTGTTGTCGTTTCATCCGCACTGGACAAAATCTTCAAAAAAGCAATCTGAAATATTTTGAGTCTTCCAGTACAGTAGAGTTCAGTGAAACTGGGGTGGATTGGTGGCATCCACATGAAGCACAATATCTCACATTTGGTCTCTGTCCAATTttgcacaaaagaaaaaaattgtaaaattggATAGTGAATCTCATGAcaccttacaaaaaaaaaaaaaacatgtctgggtcatatttcagcccaaaatcaaaaggaaaaaataagaaaCTATATTATGCATAAAGAAATGTAAGCCTACTTTTAAGACTTTTTTGTCATcgtaatttaagaaaaattaagTACAATAATTTTCCAAATCCTAAAATGTGTAGTATTTGTTGTAATATCTAGATTTTCACTTTAATtctcataaaaaaatatgaaagtcTAACGAGAATCACAATTGAGAAATGGTAATTTCTTTACGCAAAATATATGTTCTTTTTCTGTGAACTGTGACGTAGACTTGTTTTAAAGAGATTCCCCCTGGAAAGTCTGAGGATTTTAACCAAACATCATATGAAAAAAGCAAATATTCCCCAGCAGTGTTTTCGTCCCTTTATGGCTCAGCTACAAGGCAGCCATGTCTGATAGGAGTTGGTACAGGTGGAAATTGGCGAATGCACATGTGCTACATAGTAGTTGCTGAAGTTGACGTCTCTGACATAGGGCGCCGGTTGGTAGTAACACGTAATGTTAGACAGTGCAGGAATAGCGTTCTGTTCGGCCAGCACACGTAGCGCTAGAGAGGAGATGAGCGCGAGCGTCTGCCTCCGCTCATGGCCCATGAGACACACGGTGCTTTCATCCACCACGCGATGGAGAGTCACAAGGCAATCGTAACGCTTGTGCTCCATGCCGTTAAAGTGGTTCTGCAGGTACGCCTCCAGCTTCCTCTGCTGCTCATTAATGTCGGGGAAGTCGATGAAGAAGCGTGAGCACATGTAGCGCTGGAGCGTCTTCATCTGCGCTTCGGACGCTGGACGGAAACCTCttaccagcaggtggcagtacTTCAAGAGCCCGCCGCCACGGATCTCTTCCGGACTGTGCGTAGCGATGATTTTGGCATGTAGGTGTCTCAGCGCTTCTTCAAAGTCTCCGTACATGCTCTCTCCGAGCACAGTGGGATGGAAACTCTCGGACATGGGCGTCTCGGAGCAGCGGTCGAAAAGCAGCAGCGAGTCCAAGCCGATCTGAAAAGAGTCCACGCTGAACTCAAACTGCCGTCGCAGGGAGTCCACAAACTTCAGCTCCACGTTTTTGCCAGTGTTGTTGGAAAGTGAGATGAGGCTCCAGCGGTCCGTGTCGTTGCAAACCTTCACCAGCTTCTGCACGTACACTTCCTTCAGGGTCAGGGCGGTGATGCGGTCGCGGCTCACGCCGGCAGGCAGGAACTCCAGGAGGCTGTCCAGGACCACGTCCTTCACCAGACGGAAGGTCCTGTCATCAGTCAGACTCAGGCCGAAGATCAGGTCCAGGTCTTTGTAGCCCAGGCCAGTGTCCTGATGGAGCACATAACTGGCAGCTGAGCCGTTCAGCTTCACATCGCGCACTGCTACGCCTCGCTCCTCCAGACGAGCACGCACCACCTACAGGTGAAGCAGACACAGAAAGAGACACTATTAAAGGCAGGGTAGGtgattttgttcaaaaacatgttttgttttgctggttgaaagtctcttcacatctcGATAGcactcattaagttaagtggtcaaaatgtatttatatgtatttacatcaTCTGTGGAAGGCATAGGACCCAAAAAATttcgtccaatcaaaatgtTCAACCGAACATTATGATAGGCTCTCCTCCCCGCCTGtcaaatatgtatttgcatacctctgtgcACCCTGTTTGCACAGACATGATACAGTACGTCATCAGCGCGTTCCAGCGTGAATGAAAGGCGCTATTATTGTAACATTATGTGATTTGTACAGTAATGTTTTCTCACTGGTGAATGAGATGTGAGGTAATCTGACAGTGTTGC
This portion of the Onychostoma macrolepis isolate SWU-2019 chromosome 19, ASM1243209v1, whole genome shotgun sequence genome encodes:
- the tent5bb gene encoding terminal nucleotidyltransferase 5Bb, whose protein sequence is MSSADVSEQSRRCCVLSWEQVQRLDSILGECVPIHGRGNFPTLSVQPRHIVQVVRARLEERGVAVRDVKLNGSAASYVLHQDTGLGYKDLDLIFGLSLTDDRTFRLVKDVVLDSLLEFLPAGVSRDRITALTLKEVYVQKLVKVCNDTDRWSLISLSNNTGKNVELKFVDSLRRQFEFSVDSFQIGLDSLLLFDRCSETPMSESFHPTVLGESMYGDFEEALRHLHAKIIATHSPEEIRGGGLLKYCHLLVRGFRPASEAQMKTLQRYMCSRFFIDFPDINEQQRKLEAYLQNHFNGMEHKRYDCLVTLHRVVDESTVCLMGHERRQTLALISSLALRVLAEQNAIPALSNITCYYQPAPYVRDVNFSNYYVAHVHSPISTCTNSYQTWLPCS